The nucleotide sequence catggtgattgggactacgctacccaatcctaaatcgagtacaaaagcaagatcttctaaagcaacctagccaagatctctaatccccacgcttacccgagccgccattacgcgaacctataaaaatatcaacaacgagagggtaagctatcgcttagtgagtgagaatatactacatacatatatatgcataaaatggacacgccacacgattaatcaaataacacataccggagcatccaagcataaaggcaagctaaatctaagcataccgtacgatcactaagcaacaagctaataacatcaacaataaagtaagttcaccaacgacgatgtgaacaatgccatcaagctacacccggagggttagctacatcacaacgatacattaatatatttatatataataaagcgtaaaccgcccaaggttaaccccttaagccaataccgaaaaccaaataccaaaatgaagattggtcgaactacacgagccttagtatgtccgatacacacgagactactatccttaataacacaacaacatcgaggttggccgaactacacgagccttagtgaatccgcaaccacacgagatcactacctcaataagatggccgaactacacgcgtcatcatgaatccgcatccacatgtGACTCACTTCTCACAACTAACCCACGTCATCGGGATTAtgcaaatccacatcatcggggttactcaaccgcattTCAAATACCAAATCCCATGCCATAGGGATTATCCACGTCACAAGACCATGTGATATCGTACATATAAAATGTGcatctcgccaaaggtggtcaaccaaaatgcgcaaccgtgccaattggacccatacacaagtccatcaaatccacctatatgtgaagtgagctctatagccgagaatcacttcacccgacccgcacccatcctacacatacatatggacataggatattaacactcaccttatcgccttgatgaatTCCACCGAACAattcgcaactcgccgatggaatgtacctattccatttatcacataaacaagtaacacaattagggtggatttacaaatcaacccaaattgacaactagtgcaatttcgacccaattgcaattCCAAGCactaaccgcgcccaaactaaccaataatcactaacacaagtgagaatggtcctaatacgccaattcaacccaatcataagtgttagacacttgtcttacccaatttgacaccaaaaccctaattttgacccatttcaacattagtcaaccaaacacgcccaaatgagtttcaacacttccataatcactaattatagtgattacactcaatttaaagcTCTAATCGAGGCTaattcatcaaccaacccaaaactcgccttcatcactaatagacctgaatcctagttattatcttccattaacaactagtggggttccttGTATGAACTTACAATCAAAAGCCTTAAATTTAGATGAAGAACACGTAAacgaaattcgaagttagagcttaccactaatatcaccttgtagctaagaacaaggagaacaaggtTGCCTCTTACACTTTCGATCGAaagccgcttcttcctttccaaaaatccctttgaaagatTTGAAGTATTTgcgttttgagagaaaatgaagaagaaaaggaaaaagaaataaagaaaatgagatgagtggatgggatttaagatcccaaatctggaACACAcacgaaatgaccaaaatgccctcatttATTCCTTTTTAAAAATGCTGTTTAGCACTTTCTCCCGTTATAGGCCACGACCCGGCTCAGAAGCCCGCGGCGCGACTTAAAGCCTGAAAACCAAGTCGAGCCTTTTCAAATAAATCACCATCAGACCACGTTATAGCCCGCGGCATGGCTAGAAAGCCCGCGGCGCAGCTCGATACTGGTACATAAAATTTGGGATGTTACAATGAATCTGATAAAGAATATGAAGAAATACGCAATCGAATAGCAGAGTGAAGAAATTATGATATCAACACAATTAATCAAAACCACAACATCTTTTACCACTTTATTAATCAACACAAAACAGCAGACCAAATCAGAAGTATCAACTTACTTCTAATTCAAAGACAACAACCACAATTACAAATTCATCAATTGAATGAATCTACTAAACACTTTGTTCACTAAATCGTACAGCACAATAACAAGATTGAGAGAGACTAAACTTTTGATTATGAAAACTGAATGAATACGAATGAGAATGAAACCCTAGATATATCATATGTGTGGTGATAGCTGACTTAAACACCAGCCCTTTAACTTTGTGATAATTGCAAGGTTAGTCCCTTTAGTATTAGAGTGAGTCTTGGTGCATCCCACAATTGTGAATACTTAGACTGGACCCCATATCAGATATGTTATCCTATCTAAGCAGTGCACGTGATTTTCACGAAGTCAACTCCCTTCAACAACAACATATCACCATCATATTCGGACATGATCAATTGTGCTAAGCATCATCACCACAACAACTCATCTGAGCTCATTCTTCAACTTTAAACTATAAAACCAAACATCAAGTTCGCAAGGAATAACAATAGATAATTAGACTGATGTTTATATTTCAACACCCTCCCTCAATTTAATTATCTATATACATCAAACATACCAAATTTAGCAGTCAAAAAATCATGCTGACTTGTACTTAACCCCTTTGTATGAATGTTAGCCACATTATCATTTGACTGCTTTAACACCTATATACATATCTTTTTCCTTACAAAATACAAATCTATTTCAAAATATTTTGTCGTCTTATGGAAGATTGGATTTAAAGAAATTTGAATGGCTGATCTATTATCTATAAACACATTTATAGGTAACTGTGGTTCTATATTAAAATATGTCAAAAGCTTCAATATCCAAATAATTTCACAAGATACAGAAGCAAAAGCTCTGTATTCTGCTTCTGCTAAACTCCCGGAGATAGTAGtttgtttcttgcttttccaaGAAACTAAATTTCCATAAAAATACACACAAAAACCTGTAATAGACTTTCTGAGCATCATACCTTTACCCCAATCTGAATCTACAAAAGCTTTTAGCCTAGACTCATTTGTTTTATCAACAAGAATGCCATTACCTGGAGACTTCTTTAAATATCTCAAAAGTCTAAGAGTAAATTTCATATGACAATCTAATGGTGCATGCATAAATAGGTTAAAAATATGCACAACAAAAGCTATGTCTGGTCTGGTCAAAGTCAGGTAAATTAGTTTACCTActaatttatgaaaattattaatttttttaacagGAATATCAGATTTACTTATGATAATATTTGACTCAATTGGAGTCTGAACTAGTTTACTGCCAGTTAAACCAAACTCATACAATAACTCCAAATAATACTTTCTCTGTGAAAGACACAGACCTTTTTCAACTTTTAACACTTCTATACCCAATAAGTATTTCAATGCACCAAGATCCTTAATTTTAAACTTAGAGCTTAAGAAGGTTTTAAAATTCTTTAACTCATCAACATTGTTCCTAGTGagaacaatgtcatcaacataaaccaACAAACAGATTTTCTCTACTCTTAACAAATAGAGAATAATCATTCTTACTCTGTTCAAACTAAACTCAACAAGAGCATATATAAGTTTCTCATTCCACTTCTTTGGTGCTTGTTTAACCCCATaaagtgattttaccaatttaCAAACTTTGTTTTCTTTCAAATTATAGTAATCTAGAGGTGGTGTCATACATGCATCCTCTTTTAAGTCACCATATAAAAAAGCATTGTTAATGTCTAAGCTGAAATAAAGGCCACTCATTTTGTACAGCAAGTAGAGAAATTAAGCACCTTACATGTACCATTTTCACCACAGGAGAAAATTTTTCATTAAAATCAATACCCTCGCTTTGATTAAATCCCTTGGCTAACAACCTAGCTTTGTATCTATCTATCTCACCACTAGACGTGTACTTAATTTTATATACCCATTTGGAACCAATAACCTTTCTATGAGCACTCATAATCCATGAACCATTTTTATGAAGTGCTTCTATCTCTAAATTCATGGCCTCTATCCAATTTGGATCTTTTGGATCTTTACAAGCCTCCCAATATGTATTAGGTTCACTTATTTTATCTTGGGAATTGACAAAACACATGTTATCAACAGTCAACTTGGAATAATCAACTACTTTATTCAAATCATATCTGACTTTATTATCAATCACATAATCTCCAAATATAGGAGGTAAAGTAGACTTCCTAGATGACCTTTTAACATCTGCAGTTTCACCTAAAGTTGGTGGATTTAAAACAGTATTTTGATTGCCCTCGGGGAAAAAACTTTCTTCACAAGAAGTTGCAGGCGCAGTATTGGTTTCCACTGTCTCACTAGGAGTAGAGTGTTCACCACTGCTTTTGCCATCATCTTTAGTATTATTTTTTCCTTCATCATTGGGTCTTTCAAGGTGTTGATCATTTAAAACAATTTCATCAAAGAAATTTAAGAATAAATTTTTCACCACTACTTAGACTCATGCATACCTTCTTCCCTTGTTCTAAAAGGGAATATATGCACATAAACCTTAACATCTCTTGAAAAAACTaacttttttttaattaaaactATACAATTTATAACCTTTTTATCATTAGAATAATCAACCAAAAGCACATTTTCTGACCTACAAGCAAATTTATCAGAATTAAATAACACAGTTGCAAAAACAAGACTACCAAACACCTTGATATGAGAAAGATTAGGTTTTTTATTAAACACAAACTCATAGGAACACTTGCCATATAGCACAGAAGAAGGCAACCTATTAATCAAGTAATTAAGTTGCAGTCAGAATACATTCACCCCACAAACTAAGAGTAATCCCCCCTTGAAACATAATGGCTCTTGCTACATATAGCAAATGTCTTTGTTTCCTTTCAGCTATCCCATTTTGCAGGGGTGTATAAGTAATTGTGGTTTGATGTTGTACACCATGTTTTtttaacccaaaaaaaaaaaaaaaaaaaaaatccattttTTGGTTTATAAACTCAGTACCATTGTCACTTCTTATTATTTTAACAGTTGTATTAACCTAATTTTTCAGCAAATAAAAGaagttttcaaaatttttaaacACTTCTTCTTTTGACTTCATTAAAAAAGTCCACACAACTCTAGTATAATCATCCAATAAAGTCAAAAAATATTTGAAACCACCTTTGCTTACAATTTTATATGGACCCCAAACATGCATATGAACAAGTTGACCTAACTTGTAAGAGACATGATCACTTAATAGAAAAGGATCCTTTGTTTGTTTAGCCTTATGGCATACTTCACAATGATCATGACTACCAATTTTACTGATTTTAAGATCACCTTTTAAAATGTTAAGCACATGATCTGATGGATGACCCAATCTGTCATGCCAAATAGATTTAGAAACACAACTTGAGTTGACATTTGTTACACAACTATTATTACCTTCAATATTGCTATTCAAGATATATAAACCATCTACTTGACTACCAGTCACAAGAGTTCTCACGCATTTCAAATCATGAATGTAACATGTAGACTCATTAAAACTAACAAATAATTTACTATCTCTGAGCATGCAATAAACAGATAACAAGCTCACAGTATACTCTGGTACAACAAGAACATCATACAAAACTAAACAATCAAATATTTTCATATCTCCAATCTTAATCACTTTAGCTTTAGTCCCATTTGGGTGACTAACAGTTAAGTTGAGATCACAAACATCAGCAATTCTTTCAAAACTTTTGTCACTATTGTCATATGTTGATTAGCTCCTGAATCTATAATCCGCCATTGACGAGTGTTATTGATATTATAAGTTTGATGTGCAGCAAAGTATTTTCAAAATTTAAATTAAATTTGACCctcatattaacaaaattatctTACATATTAGAATGACCATGTATATTACCCTTCTTATCTTCTAACAACATTAACAATCTCCCCTACTGATCATTAGTCAAAGCAACTGCAGATGTCCCTACACTTTCAGAAGCCTGATTTGAAACACTTTTAACATTTCCATTGTTAAAATTGGTTCCCCTTTAAAATTTAGAGGATATCCAACCACTTCAAAAAATTTGTCAATAGTATGATGATTAGTCATACCATATTTTGTACACTTTAAATTATCCGCTCTTGGTGGATATCCTACTATTTCATAACACTTATCAATTGTATGTCCAGTTCTTAAGcactttttacattttaattcaaacCCAGAAGTAAACCCTTTTTCCCTTCCCATATTAGAAAAGAATACAAAAGAATCAGAAGATTTTTTGTCATTGACATGTCTATGTGATTCTTCTCTTGATAAAATAGAGAAGGCATTCTTAACAATAGGTAAAGGGTCTATGGTCAAAATATTACTTCTAATTTGTTTGTACCCATCATCAAGTACCATCAAAAATTGCATCAACTTTAAAAGATTGTTATGATCTTGAATATCCTTTGCAGCTTCACAAGTACAGTTTGGAAGTTTCAGTAAAGCATCATACTGTTTCTAGTATGAGTTTTATTTGTGATAATAATCAGATAGAGACATTCCATTTTTACTCAATGAATTTATTTTGTGATGAAGATTAAAAATAATTGAGCCATAAACCTTATCACAGGTTTCTTTTAGTTCTTCTCACACACCTGATGCAATTTTTGAGTAAACCTGTCCATAGTAAAACTCCTCTGATATGGTATTCAAAATCCAAGAAAGTACAACAACATTAAATCTATCCCACTGGTTAGCCAAAAAATGATCAGTTTGACTTCTTTCAAGAGTACCTTTTATAAAACCTAGTTTGTTTTTTGTTTGAAAAGCTAACTCCATGGCACAAGACCATGACTTATCATTTTTAGTCCCTTTTAATTTGAAGTTAATCAGAGGTGTATTAGTAATGTCACTAGCATGTAAGTAAAGTGGAAAACCAACATccaatttacttatcatagtatcacccCAGAAGTGGACACATCATCATCCCCAGCCATATTAACAACCAATCAACAGAATTAAGTAGACAGAAATGTTAAACAATCTAGAAGAATAACAAGTGCTTGATCAGGTTTTCTTGAAGCCTTAAGGGGCCAAGATTCAAGAGTTGGGCACTTTTATTCAACCAGATCAACACAACACACAATGAAGAATAAAAGGAAAAGTAACAAGAAGCCCTGGCTATGGTCCCAGTGTACACAAAGGGGGCAGTTAATTCCTGTAAGCACAGGAACTCCCAATACTAGGTACTTGCCACAAAACAGGAAGGAAATAAAATTCCTTATAGAGTACTCCTCTTTTattcttcttttcttttattgCAAAACGAATACCACACATAGCAGCGGAAGGAAGAAGTTGTTCTAGAATTAACCAAGAGCAACAAAAGAAGATCTCGAACTTGAAAACCCCCAAATTTTAGGGATTCAATTTGAAACCTTCAATTCAAAACCAACCGGATCTAGCCTGATAAAATCACCAAAAGAGAAGAAATATCCTTCTCAAAATGAAAAGAACCTTAGTTTTAACAAACCCTAATCTCGAGAAACCTTTAAAGAA is from Rutidosis leptorrhynchoides isolate AG116_Rl617_1_P2 chromosome 10, CSIRO_AGI_Rlap_v1, whole genome shotgun sequence and encodes:
- the LOC139870454 gene encoding uncharacterized protein, with product MAGDDDVSTSGKQYDALLKLPNCTCEAAKDIQDHNNLLKLMQFLMVLDDGYKQIRSNILTIDPLPIVKNAFSILSREESHRHVNDKKSSDSFVFFSNMGREKGFTSGGTNFNNGNVKSVSNQASESVGTSAVALTNDHHPNGTKAKVIKIGDMKIFDCLVLYDVLVVPEYTVSLLSVYCMLRDSKLFVSFNESTCYIHDLKCVRTLVTGSQVDGLYILNSNIEGNNSCVTNVNSSCVSKSIWHDRLGHPSDHVLNILKGDLKISKIGSHDHCEVCHKAKQTKDPFLLSDHVSYKLGQLVHMHVWGPYKIVAFFCAIWSENVLLVDYSNDKKVINCIVLIKKKLVFSRDVKVYVHIFPFRTREEGKNNTKDDGKSSGEHSTPSETVETNTAPATSCEESFFPEGNQNTVLNPPTLGETADVKRSSRKSTLPPIFGDYVIDNKVRYDLNKVVDYSKLTVDNMCFVNSQDKISEPNTYWEACKDPKDPNWIEAMNLEIEALHKNGSWIMSAHRKVIGSKWVYKIKYTSSGEIDRYKARLLAKGFNQSEGIDFNEKFSPVVKMVHVSLDINNAFLYGDLKEDACMTPPLDYYNLKENKVCKLVKSLYGVKQAPKKWNEKLIYALVEFSLNRVRMIILYLLRVEKICLLVYVDDIVLTRNNVDELKNFKTFLSSKFKIKDLGALKYLLGIEVLKVEKGLCLSQRKYYLELLYEFGLTGSKLVQTPIESNIIISKSDIPVKKINNFHKLVDCHMKFTLRLLRYLKKSPGNGILVDKTNESRLKAFVDSDWGKVSWKSKKQTTISGSLAEAEYRAFASIIKLREGVEI